The Aerococcus christensenii genome segment ACCTTTTTCTTTGGCTTGTTTTTCTGTTAAGCCATAGGAAGCTACTTCTGGATCCGTGAAAGCAACAGATGGCATTACACGGTAGTCTACTGCAGCAGGTTTCCCGGCAATAGCAGCTGCAGCCACTTTACCTTCATAAGAAGCCTTATGTGCTAAAGCAGCACCAGGAACGATATCACCAATAGCGAAGATGTGATCTACACTTGTCCGGCCTTGATTATCAACTTCAATTAAGCCACGTTCATTCATTTTAACGCCGATAGCTTCTAACCCTAAGTTTGAAGTATTGGGACGACGACCTACACAAACTAATACGTAGTCTGCAACGATTTCGTTAGCTTTGCCGTCTACTTCATATTTAACAGTTACAGAATCTCCATTATCAATAGCTTCTTTAGCCATTGCTTTAACATGGATATCCATTCCTTTGGCTTTCATTCCTTTTTGAACAACAGCTACTAAGTCTTTTTCAAAGTTTGGCAAAATTTGTGCCGAGCCTTCTAGGATAGTGACTTGACTGCCTAAGTTTGCATAAGCAGACCCTAATTCAGACCCAATAACACCCCCGCCAATAACGACTAATTTCTTAGGAACTTCTTTTAAGTTCAAAGCGCCAGTGGAATCAATCACACGGCCACCAAATTTAAAGCCTTTAATTTGAATTGGAGTAGAACCAGTGGCAACAATCGCATTGTTGAAGCTATAAAGTTGATGAGTGTCATCTTTACCCATTACGGTTAATTCATGACTTCCATTAAAGTAAGCTTCCCCACGAATAATTTGAACCTTGTGTTTCTTAAGTAGCATTTCAACGCCACCTGTCAAGGTCTTAACCACTTTATTGTCTTTCCATTCTTGAGTCTTAGTGAAATCTAGAGTAGCTTTAGAATCTACCCCAAAGATTTCTGACCCATGATTAGCATTATGATAAGCATGTCCTGCTTGAATTAAAGCTTTTGATGGAATACAACCTACATTTAAGCACACGCCACCAATATATTCCCGTTCAATAATGGCCACTTTTTGACCATCTTCAGCTGCACGAATAGCAGCTACGTATCCGCCAGGGCCAGCCCCAACGACAACGGTGTCTAACTCAATCGCCATTGCACCAACAACCATTTATCTGAAAACCTCCCTTAAGATTCCATTAATAATAATTCTGGATCAGCTAGCAAACGTGAAATTTCGTTTAAGAATTTTTGACCTGTCATGCCATCTACAATACGGTGGTCGAAGGTCAAAGATAATTTCAAGACACGTCCAACTGCTAATTCGCCGTTTTCATCTACAACTGGTTCTTGAACAATAGAGCCAAATCCTAGAATAGCTACTTCTGGGTAATTAATGATTGGGGTGAAGAATTCACCACGCGCGGAACCAATATTAGAAATGGTAATTGTACCATTTGACATGTCATCAGGTTTTAATTTACCTGCATGAGCCAATTCAGCTTTTTCATTAATTTCATCAGCAATATCAAACATCGACTTGCTATCTGCCCCATGAATAACTGGAACAAAGAGACCTTGTTCTGTATCTGTAGCAATTCCAACATTGTAGAAATGTTTAACGAGGAATTCATGAGCATTATCATCAACAGAAGCATTTAACATTGGATACTTCTTAGCAGCAGCTACTACAGCTTTTACTGCGTATGGTAAGAATGTTAACTTGGTATCACGTTCAGCAGCAATCCCTTTGAATTTCTTACGATGTGCCCAAAGTTTAGAAACTTCCACATTCTTGAATAAGGTAACATCTGGAGCAGTGTATTTAGAAGTTTCCATTGCTTTAGCGATAGCTTTACGCATTGGAGTCATCTTCACATGTTCTACTTGACCTTCGAAGTTTTGTGGAGCTGGAGCGGCTGGTGCGGCTTCAGCAGCAGGTGCTGCAGCGGCAGCTGGAGCAGCGGCAACGGCTACGCCACCTTGGAAGTTATCAATATCTTGACGTAAGATACGTCCATTTTTACCAGTACCTGGTACTTGTTTGATATCTACACCTTTTTCGCGCGCATATTGGCGAACAGATGGCATAGCTAAAATCAAACGATTTGGATCAACAGCAACAGGTGCTGGTGTTGGAGCAACTGGGGCTGGGGCAGCAGGTGCAGCTGGTGCTGGTGTTGGAGCAGCTGGGGCTGGGGCAGGTGCTGGGGCAGCTTCTGCAGCCGGAGCAGCTTCTGCAGCCGGAGCAGCTTCTGCACTGTTATCTGGTAAACCTTCTCCTTCAAAGGAAATAAGAGGTTCCCCGACCATTGCAACTTCCCCTTCTGGTACATAAATCTTAACGACTTTACCACTTACTGGGGCAAACACTTCTTCAACAGATTTATCGTTTTGAACTTCAACAATAACGTCTTCTTCTTTTACTTCGTCGCCTTCAGCAACATGCCAGCTAACAATCTCGCCTTCGCTCATGCCTTCGCCGACATCTGGCATATTGAAAATATAAGCCATATTTGCAAATCATCCCTTCTGTATTTATCCTAACTATTAGAAGTTAATAGTTTTCTTAACGGCTTCCTTGATGTCTTCTACATTTGGTAACCAATCATTTTCAGCTAAACCAAATGGATAAACAGTATCTGGAGAAGCAACAAATTCTACAGGTGCTTCTAAGGAAAGAATATTCCGCATAGAGATTTCAGCAATAATATTGTTTCCAGCACCAGCTTCACGCTGTGCTTCTTGAACCATGACTACACGTCCTGTCTTTTGAACAGACTTGCCGATGGTTTCATAATCAACTGGAGAAACAGTTCTTAAGTCAATAACTTCAACAGAAATGTTTTCTTTTTCTAATTCTTCTGCTGCTTTGAGGGATTCACGTACCATGTAACCATAAGAAATGATTGTTACATCTTTCCCTTCACGTGCGACATTTGCTTCACACAATGGAACGGTGTATTCTTCTTCAGGTACTTCTTCACGGAAAGAACGATACAATTTCATATGTTCTAGGAAGATGACTGGGTCATTATCACGAATAGCTGAGATTAAAAGTCCTTTAGCATCATAAGGGTTAGAAGGAATAACCACTTTAATACCTGGCGTTTGAACAAACAAACCTTCAACAGAGTCTGCGTGCATTTCTGGTGTATGAACACCACCACCAAATGGTGAACGAACAGTAATTGGGAAATTACGTGTTGCGCCATAACGGAAGCGGTAACGAGACATTTGACCTGCAATAGAGTCCATTACTTCAAACACAAATGCGGAGAATTGAATTTCCATAATTGGACGGAACCCTTGTAAGCATAGACCGATAGCTAAACCACCAATACCGGATTCAGATAATGGAGTATCGATAATACGGTCTTCACCATATTTATCAAACAAGCCTTTTGATGCACGGAAAACCCCACCGTTCTTACCAACATCTTCACCAAATAGTAAGAGCTTGTCATTACGTGCCATTTCTTGATCCATCGCTTCAGTGATGGCTTCAATCATTGTTTTTCCTTTTGCCATGCTTAGTCACTCTCCTTTGCTTCAAAAATAGCAATTTGTTCTTTGATATTTTGTCCTGGATTTTCAAACATGTACTTCAAGAAGTCAGAAACTTTTTGTTTAGGTTCAGCTTCAGCAGCTTTAATTGCTTCTTGAATTTCTTCTTTCAAGCTTTCAACATATTCTGTTTCTGTCTTTTCATCCCAAAGTCCCTTGTTTTCAAGGAAAGCACGGTAACGAATTAATGGTTCACGAGAAGTCCATAATTCAATATCTTCTTTTGTACGATAAATCTTAGGATCATCACCAGAAGTAGAGTGTGCGCCTAAGCGGTTTGTGATGGTTTCAACTAAAACAGGACCATTACCTGCTGCTACCCATTCACGTGCTTGTTTAGCAACTGCATAAACAGCTAATGCATCGTTTCCATCTACTTGTACTCCAGGGAATCCCGCTGCAACTGCCTTTTGTGCTAAAGTTTTAGCAGCACTTTGTTTAAAGCGAGGTGTGGAAATCGCAAATCCGTTATTTTGAACAAAGAACACGATTGGAGCTTTGAAACGACCTGCATAGTTCCATGCTTCATAAGAGTCACCCTGGCTAGAACCACCATCACCTGTATAAGTATAAGAAACATTCTTGGAGCCATTTAATTTTTGACCAACGGCATTCCCCATACCTTGCATTAATTGTGCCCCGATAATAATTTGTGGAGGCATTGCGTTCAAACCTTCTGGATATCTGTTTCCATCAACGTGACCACGTGACCAATGGAAAGCTTTTTCAATAGAAAGACCTTTAGCCACAAGTTCTGGGATATCACGATAACCTGGGAATAGCCAGTCACCTTCTTCAAAAGCATAAGAACTTGCCATTTGGGAAGCTTCTTGGCCATAAGTAGGTGCATAGAATCCTAAACGACCTTGACGAGAATAAGCCATAGAACGTTCGTGAAGAGTTCTAGAGAAGACCATTCTCTTCATCAATTCTACGAGTTGATCGTCTGTCAAATCAGGCATAATGTCAGGATTAACGACATTTCCTTCTTCGTCTAGTATGCGAACCATCTTAAATTGGTCAGCGATACCAGCCAGTTGTGCTTCATAATCTACTGGTTGTTTTGCCATCTGTACACATTCCTTTCTGAATAAAAACCTATTAAAAAGTGTATCTAAATTGTTCTAATCACTCTTCACTCTCTCAATTTATCATCTTCCAAAATCAATTTCAACGAAACCTCTTCCAGATTTTAAACTTTCTATATTAATACAGCTCTCTTATATGTGAAAGCATTAACAGAATATACATGTTAACGCTTTCACATTACCGTCGTTACACTGTTTGCTGAGGGAGCAGCTTCTTTTCAGTTCACTGTTCATCTGTTTTATTTCTGTTTCTTTTTTTATTCCTTGTTTATATAACATCCGACCTTTGACTTATTCTCTATTATTTGAGAAAATATGTTATTGTAAGACACGTGTTTGATCACGTAACGTTGAGGAGGAACTTTATGTATTATATGAATGACATTACCAGAGACGGAGAGCCTGTCCTAAGACAAGTTTCTGAAAAAATCGAATTTCCTTTAACCAAAAAAGATTTGCAACTCGCCCATGATATGATGGAATATCTCTACAACAGTCAAGACCCTAAAATCGGTAAGGAAATGGGACTTCGCGCAGGGGTTGGCTTAGCTGCTCCACAAGTTGGTGTAGGTCGCCAAATGATAGCCTTATTAGTTCCGAAACTTGATCCAAACGCTTATGCTGACGATTTCGACCTAGAAAAAGTGATGGTCAATCCTAAAATTGTGAGCCATTCCGCCGAAAAAATCTGTTTGAAAGAAGGCGAAGGCTGTCTCTCCGTAGATGACGATGTTCCTGGTTATGTTCCACGTTACGCGCGCATTACCGTTACTTATCAAGATATACAAGGGAATTCCTACAAAAACCGTTTTAAAGGATATCCCGCTATTGTCCTCCAGCATGAAATCGATCACTTAAATGGTCATCTTTACTATGATCGAATCAATCATGAATCACCTTTTACATTGGAAGATTTAACTTATTTACTCGGTGAAGAATATTAATAAAGGTGCTAAAAAGGCTGCTCTTTCTCTCTTAAAGGAAAGAACAGCCTTTTTTTCTCTTAGTGACGATCCCGTTGAATTTCTTGCAAAATAGCAGCCGCAATCTTAAATTTATTAGCTAACGGGATCTTAACTTCAGAATGCTGAGTGAGAATAGTTACCGCATTATTTTCAGAACCAAAACCTATATTTTTTTGACTGACATCATTGGCAACGATCATATGCACGCCCTTTCGTTGAAGTTTCTCTTTGGCATAGTCTTCCACATGATCCGTCTCCGCTGCAAATCCCACTAAATAGGTCGTTTCATTCGATAACCCTTTTAAAATATCTGGATTTTCTACAAGATTGAGTTGCAGACCAGTAGCTTTTGGTTTAGACTTGTCCTTTTTAATCTTTCGTTGACTTTGATTTTCAACTCTAAAATCACTCACCGCAGCTGCCATAATAAGCACATCCGCCTCAGCATTAAGTGCGGTCATGACATCATTTAATTCGCAAGCGGTTGTTATCTCTCGGGTTTGGATTTGAGGTAAAACAGGTAGTACTTGTGCACTTTTGGCACAAACAAGGGTCACCTCTGCGCCCGCTAAGGCTGCCACATAAGCCAAAGCGACTCCCATCTTCCCACTTGACCGGTTTCCAATGAAACGAACTGGGTCAATAGCTTCTTCAGTTCCTCCCGCACTAATGGCGACTTTTTCTCCAGCTAAAGAAAACTTCCCTTTGAGATCTTCTAAAGCACTCAAAGCATATAGCGCCTGCAAAATTACCTCCGGATCAGGCATTCTTCCCTTGCCAGAATATCCCTCCGCCAGAAAGCCATCCTCAGGCTCAATCACAAAAAGGCCAGCTTCTTTGAGGGTAGCTATATTTTTTTTTGTGGCAAAATTAGACCACATGTTACTATTCATCGCTGGAACAAGCATCTTCGGACACGTCATCGCCAAGAGTGAAGAGGTTAGCTCATTATCTGCCAGTCCATTTGCCATTTTAGAAAGAGTATTGGCAGTTGCTGGAATAACTACTGCTAAATCTGCCCAATCCGCTAAATGAACATGTCCCACCTCTTCTGGATAAATCTGCAGTTCTAATAACACAGGATATTTGGTCAAGACCTTTAAAGTCTCAGCTGTCACAAATTTCTCAGCTTGGGGTGTCATGGCTACTCTGACTTGAGCGCCTGCCTTTATCAATCCTCTTACAAAAGAAGGAACCTTATAAGCTGCTATTCCTCCTGTTATCATAACAGCAATTTTCTTTCCTTTTAGCACAATAATCTCCTTCCTCTATTTCTTTTTCTGATGAATAATTGCCAAAACATAATCTTTCATTTCTTCTACTGTAGCTTCCATCCGATGACGAACAGGTGCTTGAAATAAAGCTGTAATTGTCGGTGGAAAAGCTATCCCACTTTTTTGGTGAATAAACTCTAATCGCTCTCTATCTGTTTCAGGATTTTCTACAGCTAAAGCTTTTAAAATAGCTTCAGGAAATTTATAAGGACTAGCCGTTGAAACAATAATATTTTTCCCTTTTAAACCCTTCTTTGCCTTATGACCACATACAGAAGCCACCGCTGTATGGGGATCCATAAGGTATCCTTCTTTAGTGTATACTGTTCCAATCTCTTTTAAAGTTTCTTCTTCACTCGCATATTCTCCCACAAAATCTGACAGCTGTTTGCGAACTTCATCAGAGAGATGATAACTTCCCTTAAGATTGAGAGCGTCCATATAGTCCTTTACTTCTTCACTGTTTTCTCCAACCGCATAGTATAAGAGACGTTCAAAATTAGAAGAAATCAAGATATCCATCGAAGGGGAAATCGTTAACTTAAAGGGACGACATCTGTCATAAGTTCCTGTTTGGAATAAATCATAAAGAACCGTATTGTCATTGGAAGCACACACGAGCTTATCCACAGGAAGCCCCATTTTTTTGGCATAATAAGCCGCTAAAATATTTCCAAAATTTCCAGTAGGTACTGTAAAATTGATCTTCTCTCCCTCTTTTATCTGTCCTTCTTTAAGGAGCTGCGCATAAGCATAAAAATAATAAACTATTTGAGGAAGCAGACGGCCAATATTCATAGAATTTGCCGACGAAAACTGACAGCCTTCTTGAGCTAGCTTTTCTCTAAGTGAAACATCATTGAACAATTTCTTCACTTGATTTTGGGCATCGTCAAAATTCCCTTCTACGGCTATGACATAAGTATTTTCTCCTTCTTGCGTAATCATCTGACGTTCTTGAATGGAGGAGACCCCTCCTTTGGGATAAAAGACGATAATCTTTGTCCCTATTACATCCTTAAAGCCCGCCATAGCCGCCTTACCAGTATCTCCAGAGGTTGCCGTTAGAATCACAATTTCATTTGTATTGTGATTCATTTTAGCAGCTTTTTTCATCAAATGAGGCAAAATAGAAAGTGCCATATCTTTAAAAGCAATCGTTTGTCCATGAAACAATTCCAAGTGATAGTGGTCTCCTACCTGCACCAAAGGCGCCATCCTCTCATCATCAAAATTCTCACCATAAGCCGCTTGAACACAAGCCTTAATCGATTCTGCACTAAAATCCGTCAAAAACAGCCCCAACACCCATTCCGCCATCTCTTGATACGTATAGGTCTTCACTTCCTGCCATGTCCGATTGATTCGTGGAAAATCAACCGGCACATAAAGCCCCCCGTCTTCTGATAAACCTTGCAAAATCGCTTGTGAAGCAGTTATTCTGATCCGATTGTCCCGCGTGCTTGTATATAACATAGATGCCCTCCTCAAGTCACTAATCATCGTGTTAATCATATCATACTTCCTTTCGCCCTGAGGAAAAACTTTCTTTTCCCTTTTAAATCCCTTCTAACATAAAAAACGTCAAAAAAGACGTTCTTTTATAGAAAAGAACGTCTCATGTATGCGATATAACTGAGAAGAAAGCTTTATTTTTTAGGCTGATACAACACAGGAGCCGTTTTGAGTAAAAGTCCCACAGCAATCGCTGCAACCACCCAAGTGGCCAGCCCTGTTCCACCATTCACCATCAGCGAATACATCCAAGGATTCATCCCTTTCGGGGCATAAGACCGCCAAAAGAAATAACCCGCTAGAAAATGAACAAAATATTGTACAAACATCCCGATAAAAGTTGACGCACCTACCCAGGTAAAGAAGGAAGCCAACTTCTTCTCGTCCAGTGCCTTTTTGATTTGAGGAGCAAAAGTCCCCGCAAATCCCGCCATCATAAAAGCGAAGAAATATTCGATAAACACTTGAACGGGTGTCAGAATCGTTGCTTGCCCCGTCAGTAATTGGATCATTCCAAATAAAAAGCCTGCATACATACCCGCACGCACATTATGACGAATAGCTATCACATAGAGAGGAATCACTCCTAAATTGACCCCTAACCCACTCCCATTCGTCGTCGGTAAAAGACCAATAAGATAAGCAAGAACCCCCGCCATAACAATTTCTAATAGATATAATAGCCGCTTATTCTGTCCCATAGGATACCTTCTTTCTCTTCTGTTGGAAGATCATGTGGCCCTTTTATTTTTTCTGCTACCTTGCCCCTCTTTCTATCCTTCTGTTAATAATAAAAACAGGTAAGAAAGTCCCCTTACCTGTCCAGTTAATCGCACTTTCTTTCGCTAGCATTACCTAGTTACAAGTTCAAAGGGTCTGTTTCTCACATCTCAGCTTAACGCTCCCCTAGTGTTTCAATGATTGAATAATGTATACGCCGTCTTCTGGGTCACAATTTTTGATCCGCACCTGCACCGCTTCTTCTCGAGAAGTGGGAATATTTTTCCCTACAATGTCTGCTCGGATCGGTAGCTCGCGATGACCTCGATCAATCAAAGTCACCAAAGAAATTTTACTTGGGCGACCATAATCTACCAACGCGTCCATTGTAGCACGAATTGTTCTTCCTGTCATCAACACATCATCACAAATAAAGACATGTTTACCAGTCACTGAAAAATCTAACTGATTTAAGTGGAGTGTTTGCTTTCTTTCCAGACTGGTTACATCATCCCGATACCCACTAACATCCAAAAAGCCTAACGGAATCTTAACTCCTTCTAATTCTTCAATACGCTGTGCTATCCGTTCCGCAATCACTGCTCCTCTTGTTCGAATACCTACAATAGCCATATTTTCATGTCCATGATTTCTTTCTAACACTTCATAAGTCATTCGGGTTATTGCGCGACGCATCTCATCTTCATTTAGTACTTCTTTTCTTTTTTTCATACTCGTCTCCTCATTCTTTTCTCTGGTATTATTGTATCGAATCCTTTGCTATTGTGCAATGCATACCCTAAGCCTTATCTCCTTTCTCTTTATTCTACCTACAACTTCCGCTATACTAAGAGTATTACAAAAAGGAGACGATAATAAGCTATGAGGTCTACACCCTTTTACCATTTATCTCTAAAAGAAAGATTAGAAATCCTTGTTCAAGGAGGTCATATTACCCCTGACCAAGCAACTTTATTAGAAAACAACCAGTCTCTTCCCCTGGCTACAGCTGACCACATGATCGAAAATGCCATTGGAACTTACACCCTCCCTTTAGGAATTGGAAAAAATTTTGTCATTAACGGCAAAGAAATCCTTATTCCGATGGCTATCGAAGAACCAAGTGTGGTGGCCGCCGCTTCAAATGGTGCTAAAATGGCTCGAGCAGGCGGAGGTATCACCGCCCATGTCCTTACCCGACTACTCACCGGAGAAATTGTTTTCACCGGCCTTTCTTCCCAAAAAGAAGCTAAGATTTTGGAAAGGTATATTCACTCCCACCAATCCCCCCTCATTCAGCTAGCGGAATCTGCCCACCCTTCTTTAAAGAAACGCGGCGGAGGGATCAAAAAAATTACCCCTTACTTCCAAGAAGACTCCGAAGAAAATTTTTTCATATTATATGTCACTTTAGATACTCAAGAAGCCATGGGGGCCAATATGACAAATACCATGTTGGAAGCTTTAGCACACCATCTAGAAACACTCAGCCAATCCGACAAAAATTTGCCGCCTTTGACTTGTTTAATGGCTATTCTAAGTAACTATGCCACTAAATCTCTCGTTCAAGCTGACTGTGAGGTTCCTGTCCAAGCTTTAGGCAAATCCATAGAAGCCGGTACAGCCATCGCTGAACGCATTGTTCAAGCTAGTCGTCTCGCTCAAATTGACCCTTACCGCGCATGCACTCACAATAAAGGCATTATGAACGGAGTAGACGCTGTTCTTATTGCTTCAGGAAATGACTGGCGAGCAAACGAAGCCGCCTGCCACGCCTATGCTGCAAAAGATGGAAAATATCGGGGACTAAGCCAATGGACTTTCGATAAACAGACTCAACGCTTAAAGGGAACACTCACCCTTCCCCTCACAGTAGGAAGTGTCGGTGGCTCTATCAAAATTCATCCCACCGCTCAAATTGCCCATCAACTGATGCAGTCCCCCAATG includes the following:
- the lpdA gene encoding dihydrolipoyl dehydrogenase, whose translation is MVVGAMAIELDTVVVGAGPGGYVAAIRAAEDGQKVAIIEREYIGGVCLNVGCIPSKALIQAGHAYHNANHGSEIFGVDSKATLDFTKTQEWKDNKVVKTLTGGVEMLLKKHKVQIIRGEAYFNGSHELTVMGKDDTHQLYSFNNAIVATGSTPIQIKGFKFGGRVIDSTGALNLKEVPKKLVVIGGGVIGSELGSAYANLGSQVTILEGSAQILPNFEKDLVAVVQKGMKAKGMDIHVKAMAKEAIDNGDSVTVKYEVDGKANEIVADYVLVCVGRRPNTSNLGLEAIGVKMNERGLIEVDNQGRTSVDHIFAIGDIVPGAALAHKASYEGKVAAAAIAGKPAAVDYRVMPSVAFTDPEVASYGLTEKQAKEKGLNVKSTKFPLAGNGRALSLHQTEGFLRLVATKEDHVIVGAQMVGVGASDVMAEAGLAIEAGMNAEDITLTIHGHPSLGEIMMDTAEGVLGQAIHM
- a CDS encoding dihydrolipoamide acetyltransferase family protein, with the protein product MAYIFNMPDVGEGMSEGEIVSWHVAEGDEVKEEDVIVEVQNDKSVEEVFAPVSGKVVKIYVPEGEVAMVGEPLISFEGEGLPDNSAEAAPAAEAAPAAEAAPAPAPAPAAPTPAPAAPAAPAPVAPTPAPVAVDPNRLILAMPSVRQYAREKGVDIKQVPGTGKNGRILRQDIDNFQGGVAVAAAPAAAAAPAAEAAPAAPAPQNFEGQVEHVKMTPMRKAIAKAMETSKYTAPDVTLFKNVEVSKLWAHRKKFKGIAAERDTKLTFLPYAVKAVVAAAKKYPMLNASVDDNAHEFLVKHFYNVGIATDTEQGLFVPVIHGADSKSMFDIADEINEKAELAHAGKLKPDDMSNGTITISNIGSARGEFFTPIINYPEVAILGFGSIVQEPVVDENGELAVGRVLKLSLTFDHRIVDGMTGQKFLNEISRLLADPELLLMES
- a CDS encoding alpha-ketoacid dehydrogenase subunit beta, with protein sequence MAKGKTMIEAITEAMDQEMARNDKLLLFGEDVGKNGGVFRASKGLFDKYGEDRIIDTPLSESGIGGLAIGLCLQGFRPIMEIQFSAFVFEVMDSIAGQMSRYRFRYGATRNFPITVRSPFGGGVHTPEMHADSVEGLFVQTPGIKVVIPSNPYDAKGLLISAIRDNDPVIFLEHMKLYRSFREEVPEEEYTVPLCEANVAREGKDVTIISYGYMVRESLKAAEELEKENISVEVIDLRTVSPVDYETIGKSVQKTGRVVMVQEAQREAGAGNNIIAEISMRNILSLEAPVEFVASPDTVYPFGLAENDWLPNVEDIKEAVKKTINF
- the pdhA gene encoding pyruvate dehydrogenase (acetyl-transferring) E1 component subunit alpha gives rise to the protein MAKQPVDYEAQLAGIADQFKMVRILDEEGNVVNPDIMPDLTDDQLVELMKRMVFSRTLHERSMAYSRQGRLGFYAPTYGQEASQMASSYAFEEGDWLFPGYRDIPELVAKGLSIEKAFHWSRGHVDGNRYPEGLNAMPPQIIIGAQLMQGMGNAVGQKLNGSKNVSYTYTGDGGSSQGDSYEAWNYAGRFKAPIVFFVQNNGFAISTPRFKQSAAKTLAQKAVAAGFPGVQVDGNDALAVYAVAKQAREWVAAGNGPVLVETITNRLGAHSTSGDDPKIYRTKEDIELWTSREPLIRYRAFLENKGLWDEKTETEYVESLKEEIQEAIKAAEAEPKQKVSDFLKYMFENPGQNIKEQIAIFEAKESD
- the def gene encoding peptide deformylase, with the translated sequence MYYMNDITRDGEPVLRQVSEKIEFPLTKKDLQLAHDMMEYLYNSQDPKIGKEMGLRAGVGLAAPQVGVGRQMIALLVPKLDPNAYADDFDLEKVMVNPKIVSHSAEKICLKEGEGCLSVDDDVPGYVPRYARITVTYQDIQGNSYKNRFKGYPAIVLQHEIDHLNGHLYYDRINHESPFTLEDLTYLLGEEY
- the coaBC gene encoding bifunctional phosphopantothenoylcysteine decarboxylase/phosphopantothenate--cysteine ligase CoaBC, encoding MLKGKKIAVMITGGIAAYKVPSFVRGLIKAGAQVRVAMTPQAEKFVTAETLKVLTKYPVLLELQIYPEEVGHVHLADWADLAVVIPATANTLSKMANGLADNELTSSLLAMTCPKMLVPAMNSNMWSNFATKKNIATLKEAGLFVIEPEDGFLAEGYSGKGRMPDPEVILQALYALSALEDLKGKFSLAGEKVAISAGGTEEAIDPVRFIGNRSSGKMGVALAYVAALAGAEVTLVCAKSAQVLPVLPQIQTREITTACELNDVMTALNAEADVLIMAAAVSDFRVENQSQRKIKKDKSKPKATGLQLNLVENPDILKGLSNETTYLVGFAAETDHVEDYAKEKLQRKGVHMIVANDVSQKNIGFGSENNAVTILTQHSEVKIPLANKFKIAAAILQEIQRDRH
- the thrC gene encoding threonine synthase, coding for MISDLRRASMLYTSTRDNRIRITASQAILQGLSEDGGLYVPVDFPRINRTWQEVKTYTYQEMAEWVLGLFLTDFSAESIKACVQAAYGENFDDERMAPLVQVGDHYHLELFHGQTIAFKDMALSILPHLMKKAAKMNHNTNEIVILTATSGDTGKAAMAGFKDVIGTKIIVFYPKGGVSSIQERQMITQEGENTYVIAVEGNFDDAQNQVKKLFNDVSLREKLAQEGCQFSSANSMNIGRLLPQIVYYFYAYAQLLKEGQIKEGEKINFTVPTGNFGNILAAYYAKKMGLPVDKLVCASNDNTVLYDLFQTGTYDRCRPFKLTISPSMDILISSNFERLLYYAVGENSEEVKDYMDALNLKGSYHLSDEVRKQLSDFVGEYASEEETLKEIGTVYTKEGYLMDPHTAVASVCGHKAKKGLKGKNIIVSTASPYKFPEAILKALAVENPETDRERLEFIHQKSGIAFPPTITALFQAPVRHRMEATVEEMKDYVLAIIHQKKK
- the thiT gene encoding energy-coupled thiamine transporter ThiT, producing the protein MGQNKRLLYLLEIVMAGVLAYLIGLLPTTNGSGLGVNLGVIPLYVIAIRHNVRAGMYAGFLFGMIQLLTGQATILTPVQVFIEYFFAFMMAGFAGTFAPQIKKALDEKKLASFFTWVGASTFIGMFVQYFVHFLAGYFFWRSYAPKGMNPWMYSLMVNGGTGLATWVVAAIAVGLLLKTAPVLYQPKK
- the pyrR gene encoding bifunctional pyr operon transcriptional regulator/uracil phosphoribosyltransferase PyrR, with the protein product MKKRKEVLNEDEMRRAITRMTYEVLERNHGHENMAIVGIRTRGAVIAERIAQRIEELEGVKIPLGFLDVSGYRDDVTSLERKQTLHLNQLDFSVTGKHVFICDDVLMTGRTIRATMDALVDYGRPSKISLVTLIDRGHRELPIRADIVGKNIPTSREEAVQVRIKNCDPEDGVYIIQSLKH
- a CDS encoding hydroxymethylglutaryl-CoA reductase, degradative, which produces MRSTPFYHLSLKERLEILVQGGHITPDQATLLENNQSLPLATADHMIENAIGTYTLPLGIGKNFVINGKEILIPMAIEEPSVVAAASNGAKMARAGGGITAHVLTRLLTGEIVFTGLSSQKEAKILERYIHSHQSPLIQLAESAHPSLKKRGGGIKKITPYFQEDSEENFFILYVTLDTQEAMGANMTNTMLEALAHHLETLSQSDKNLPPLTCLMAILSNYATKSLVQADCEVPVQALGKSIEAGTAIAERIVQASRLAQIDPYRACTHNKGIMNGVDAVLIASGNDWRANEAACHAYAAKDGKYRGLSQWTFDKQTQRLKGTLTLPLTVGSVGGSIKIHPTAQIAHQLMQSPNAKELMLMISSVGLCQNLAALRALVSEGIQAGHMALQSRSLAMSVGAKEDEIEPLTTLLKTSSTLSQEVARRLLSQLRQNTL